From the genome of Mya arenaria isolate MELC-2E11 chromosome 5, ASM2691426v1:
gtagtagtagtagtagtattagtagtagtagtagtagtagtagtagtagtagtagtagtagtagtagtagtagtagtagtagtagtagtagtagtagtagtagtagaagcggtagtagtattagtagcggtagtagtagtagtagtagcggtagaagtggtggtggtagtagtagtagtagtagtagtagtagtagtagtagtagtagtagtagtagtagtagtagtagtagtagtagtaataatagtagtagtagtagtagtagtagtagtagtagtagtagtagtagtagtagtagtagtagtagtagtagtagtagtagtagtagtagtagtagtagtagtagtagcggtagtagtagtagtagcggtagtagtagtagtagtagtagtagtagtagtagtagtagtagtagtagtagtagtagtagtagtagtagtagtagtagtagtagtagtagtagtagtagtagtagtagtaatagtagtagtagtagtagtagtagtagtagtagtagtagtagtagtagtagtagtagtagtagtagtagtagaagtagtagtagtagtagtagtagtggaagtagtagtcgtagttgttgtagtagtagtagtaaaagtagtagtagtagtagtagaaatagtagtagtagtagtagtagtagtagtagtagtagtagtagtagtagtagtagtagtagtagtagtagtagtagtagtagtagtagtagtagtagtagtagtagtagaagtagtagaagcagtagtattagaagcagtagtagtaggagtGGAAATAGTATCAGCTGCAGCAGCAAAAGCAGTAGGAGTAGTTGGAGTTGTAGTAGTcatagaagtagcagtagcagcagcagcagcagcatcagtagcagtagcagtagcagtagcagtagtagtagtagtagtagtaatatgagtagtagtagtagtagtagtagtagtagtagtagtagtagtagtagtagtagtagtagtagtagtagtagtagtagtagtagtagtagtagtagtagtagtagtagtagtagtagtagtagtagtagtagtagtagtagaagtagtagtagtggaagtagtagtcgtagttgttgtagtagtagtagtaaaagtagtagtagaagtagtagaaatagtagtagtagtagtagtagtagtagtagtagtagtagtagtagtagtagtagtagtagtagtagtagtagtagtagtagtagtagtagtagtagtagtagtagtagtagtagtagtagtagtagtagtagtagtagtagtagtagtatgagtagtagtagtagtagtagtagtagtagtagtagtagtagtagtagtagtagtagtagtagtagtagtagtagtagtagtagtagtagtagtagtagtggaagtagtagtcgtagttgttgtagtagtagtagtagtaaaagtagtagtagtagtagtagaaatagtagtagtagtagtagtagaagtagtagtagtagtaatagtagtagtagtagtagtagtagtagtagtagtagtagtagtagtagtagtagtagtagtagtagaagcggtagtagtagtagtagcggtagtagtagtagtagcggttgaagtggtggtggtagtagtagtagtagtagtagtagtagtagtagtagtagtagtagtagtagtagtagtagtagtagtagtagtagtaatagtagtagtagtagtagtagtagtagtagtagtagtagtagtagtagtagtagtagtagtagtagtagtagtagtagtagtagtagtagtagtagtagtagtagtagtagtagtagtagtagtagtagtagtagttgtagtagtagtagtagtagtagtagtagtagtagtagtagtagtagtagtagtagtagaagtagaagtagtagtagtagaagcagtagtagtagaagcagtagtagtaggaggGGAAATAGTATCAGCTGCAGCAGCAAAAGCAGTAGGAGTAGTTGGAGTTGTAGTAGtcgtagaagtagtagtagaagtagtagtagtagtagtagtagaagcggtagtagtagtagtagcggtagtagcagtagtagcggttgaagtggtggtggtagtagtagtagtagtagtagtagtagtagtagtggtggtggtggtggtggtggtggtggtggtggtggtggtggtggtggtggtggtggtggttaaggcggcagcagcagcagcagcagcagcagcagcagcagcagcagcagcagcagcagcagcagcatcagcagcagtagtagtagtagtagtagtagtagtagtagtagtagtagtagtagtagtagtagtagtagtagcggtagtagtagtagtagcggtagtagtagtagtagtagtagtagtagtagtagtagtagtagtagtagtagtagtagtagtagtagtagtagtagtagtagtagtagtagtagtagtagtagtagtagtagtagtagtagaagcggtagtagtattagtagcggtagtagtagtagtagtagcggtagaagtggtggtggtagtagtagtagtagtagtagtagtagtagtagtagtagtagtagtagtagtagtagtagtagtagtagtagtaatagtagtagtagtagtagtagtagtagtagtagtagtagtagtagtagtagtagaagtagtagtagtagtagtagtagtggaagtagtagtcgtagttgttgtagtagtagtagtaaaagtagtagtagtagtagtagaaatagtagtagtagtagtagtagtagtagtagtagtagtagtagtagtagtagtagtagtagtagtagtagtagtagtagtagtagtagtagtagtagtagtagaagtagtagaagcagtagtattagaagcagtagtagtaggagtGGAAATAGTATCAGCTGCAGCAGCAAAAGCAGTAGGAGTAGTTGGAGTTGTAGTAGTcatagaagtagcagtagcagcagcagcagcagcatcagtagcagtagcagtagcagtagtagtagtagtagtagtaatatgagtagtagtagtagtagtagtagtagtagtagtagtagtagtagtagtagtagtagtagtagtagtagtagtagtagtagtagtagtagtagtagtagtagtagtagtagtagtagtagtagtagtagtagtagtagtagtagtagtagtagtagtagtagtagtagtagtagtagtagtagtagtagtagtagtagtatgagtagtagtagtagtagtagtagtagtagtagtagtagtagtagtagtagtagtagtagtagtagtagtagtagtagtagtagtagtagtagtagtagtagtggaagtagtagtcgtagttgttgtagtagtagtagtagtagtagtagtagtagtagtagtagtagtagtagtagtagtagtagtagtagtagtagtagtagtagtagtagtagtagtagtagtagtagtagtagtagtagtagtagtagtagtagtagtagtagaagcggtagtagtagtagtagcggtagtagtagtagtagcggttgaagtggtggtggtagtagtagtagtagtagtagtagtagtagtagtagtagtagtagtagtagtagtagtagtagtagtagtagtagtagtagtaatagtagtagtagtagtagtagtagtagtagtagtagtagtagtagtagtagtagtagtagtagtagtagtagtagtagtagtagtagtagtagtagtagtagtagtagtagtagtagttgtagtagtagtagtagtagtagtagtagtagtagtagtagtagtagtagaagtagtagtagtagtagtagaagcagtagtagtagaagcagtagtagtaggaggGGAAATAGTATCAGCTGCAGCAGCAAAAGCAGTAGGAGTAGTTGGAGTTGTAGTAGtcgtagaagtagtagtagaagtagtagtagtagtagtagtagtagaagcggtagtagtagtagtagcggtagtagcagtagtagcggttgaagtggtggtggtagtagtagtagtagtagtagtagtagtagtggtggtggtggtggtggtggtggtggtggtggtggtggtggtggtggtggtggttaaggcggcagcagcagcagcagcagcagcagcagcagcagcagcagcagcagcatcagcagctgtagtagtagtagtagtagtagtagtagtagtagtagtagtagtagtagtagtagtagtagcggtagtagtagtagtagcggtagtagtagtagtagtagtagtagtagtagtagtagtagtagtattagtagtagtagtagtagtagtagtagtagtagtagtagtagtagtagtagtagtagtagtagtagtagtagtagtagaagcggtagtagtattagtagcggtagtagtagtagtagtagcggtagaagtggtggtggtagtagtagtagtagtagtagtagtagtagtagtagtagtagtagtagtagtagtagtagtagtagtagtagtagtagtagtagtagtagtagtagtagtagtagtagtagtagtagtagtagtagtagtagtagtagtagaatcagcaggagcagcagcagcagcagcagcagcagcagtagcagtagcagtagtagtagtagtagtagtagtagtagtagtagtagtagtagtagtagtagtatgagtagtagtagtagtagtagtagtagtagtagtagtagtagtagtagtagtagtagtagtagtagtagtagtagtagtagtagtagtagtagtagtagtagaagtagtagtggaagtagtagtcgtagttgttgtagtagtagtagtagtaaaagtagtagtagtagtagtagaaatagtagtagtagtagtagtagtagtagtagtagtaaaagtagtagtagtagtagtagtagtggaagtagtagtcgtagttgttgtagtagtagtagtaaaagtagtagtagtagtagtagaaatagtagtagtagtagtagtagtagtagtagtagtagtagtagtagtagtagtagtagtagtagtagtagtagtagtagtagtagtagtagtagtagtagaagtagtagaagcagtagtattagaagcagtagtagtaggagtGGAAATAGTATCAGCTGCAGCAGCAAAAGCAGTAGGAGTAGTTGGAGTTGTAGTAGTcatagaagtagcagtagcagcagcagcagcagcatcagtagcagtagcagtagcagtagtagtagtagtagtagtagtaatatgagtagtagtagtagtagtagtagtagtagtagtagtagtagtagtagtagtagtagtagtagtagtagtagtagtagtagtagtagtagtagtagtagtagtagtagtagtagtagtagtagtagtagtagtagtagtagtagtagtagtagtagtagtagtagtagtagtagtagtagtagtagtagtagtagtagtagtagtagtagtagtagtagtagtagtagtagtagtagtagtagtagtagtagtagtagtagtagtagtagtagtagtagtagtagtagtagtagtagtagtagtagtagtagtagtagaagcagtagtagtagaagcagtagtagtaggaggGGAAATAGTATCAGCTGCAGCAGCAAAAGCAGTGGGAGCAGTTGGAGTTGTAGTAGtcgtagaagtagtagtagtagttgtagaagtagtagaagtagtactAGAAGTactagaagtagtagaagtagtagtagcagtagtagtagtagtagtagtagtagtagtagtagtagtagtagtagtagtagtagtagtagtagtagtagtagtagtagtagtagtagtagtagtagtagtatttgtagtagtagtagtagtagtagtagtagtagtagtagtagtagtagtagtagtagtagtagtagtagtagtagtagtagtagtagtagtagtagtagtagtagtagtagtagtagtagtagtagtagtagtagtagtagtagaatcagcaggagcagcagcagcagcagcagcagcagcagtagcagtagcagtagtagtagtagtagtagtagtagtagtagtagtagtagtagtatgagtagtagtagtagtagtagtagtagtagtagtagtagtagtagtagtagtagtagtagtagtagtagtagtagtagtagtagtagtagtagtagtagtagtagtagtagtggaagtagtagtcgtagttgttgtagtagtagtagtagtaaaagtagtagtagtagtagtagaaatagtagtagtagtagtagtagtagtagtagtagtagtagtagtagtagtagtagtagtagtagtagtagtagtagtagtagtagtagtagtagtagtagtagtagtagtagtagtagtagtagtagtagtagtagtagtagtagaagcagtagtaaCTGCTGTTTAAGTTGAATGGAAAcacttaaaagttaacaacgatgcagtttatcacgttgttaactttaacaaagttcggAACAATCTGCCCAAACTGTTATTTTCCACCTTTAGCATGCAAAGTTGATATCAATTAATTTTACCTTGAAGAAGAAAGAACGACTGTActattttttattgcttttacctttaaagctgcactctcacagatcgaacattttgacaacttttttattctttgtcttggaacgagccaattttttgcgaaaatccatggaaaccaattaaattatactgctgacaaaaaatgagatcgcagatatttgtatttaagttcaaaaatgatgttttatggatttttcttaaaccgttagtagcggtttaggccataaaacattatttttttgaacggaaatatgaaaatctacgatctgattttttgtcagcagtctttggTTGGAAGATATtcacgcaaatatttgctctttccaagacaaaaaaaagttgtaaaaatggtaaatctgtgagagtgcagctttaacatacaATACAGTTGATAATATGACATTTGTTATGTTTAGTAAGGAAGTATCTAGGTTAAATTGGAAATCAAAGCAAGTGTTTCAAACCTTTCTTCTAAGGTCCATGTAATATGTATTAAAAGGTCATACaagcaaataatgaaattctGTTAATACAATTGTCATAAAATGCATTTGCAATCTTTGATCTCATGaagtattattaaatatattcgGTTTTGTTCAGTATTACCATACACATTCTGTCTTCATTGCTAGGCTatgcaaacacatttaaaatttagttAAAGCCATCCTATATTTTAAGACAGCAACATTGACAATATAATTTTCGAAGGTAAAGTCGTGTTTAAGCATACTATATGACTCTGCATACCATAATTGTGTAATGGTtatcaaaaaatatatgttttttttcccaTATTGGTTCAAGTAACTAGTGAATTATGGGGAATTTTTCAAGTTCTCAAACTAGGGCGGTCATATAAGTCGATGTTTTGATTAACGAGATTACAAATAAATAGTTTGAATTTTACATACCGACttcttaaaattgaataaatatttcatatcattcAATATGCATACTATAATATCCGGacttttgttatttgttattagaTATTGATGCAAATTACTTTTCCGCAATAACTACGGATGcttcgttttattttaaatatcaaaacattatatttgtacCTACAAAAAAAATTTATTCACTGAACCCTCGACGGACTAAACGGTGTGTGATTTATTGGACCCTAAGTGCAATCAACTGAGTACTTAAATCCTAAAAAAGTATTATCTGATCGGATAAATAAGTGTCGTAATTCTGTTCGCGTTGCAGACGCCCAGAGGATACTGTTGACTGCTACCatcattatgtatttttataaacaagtgcaatttattgttttaatcacaACTTTACACCTTTTAACTTCAAGAACTAATCATACTACCAACGAAGAAATACAGGTTAATATGCTAGATAAGCAACACAAAGTAAAATGCAGTGTAAGACCGGCAACAACCAAACTTTTATACTGTCAGTGAGTCCGGACAGTTTTATTTCGGACAGAAACTTTATCCGTTTTAatagttcatatataaaaaacCCTTTTAAATACAATGGACAATATAATGATCAGAATATATACACTGTGGATTCCCATAATGTTGTCAATAACTACAATATGctgttttaccattttaaacaCTCAAGAAGAGTTTACAGCAAAGCTATCCAGCTGAGACATAGCCTGAAgattttacttttaatagtAGCTGGCGATGTAGCCCCTAACCCAGGTCCCGTCAAAGTGCCTTGTGGACAATGTGCAAAACCAGTTGCCAGGACCCATCGTGCTATATATTGTGATGGATGTTTCTACTGGTGGCACATGAAATGTGCTAACATGACCGCTACCCAGTATCAGCAACTAGGAAACAGCGATGAACCATGGATTTGTGAAACCTGCTCTACGTTCCAGTTTTCAGACTCCTTTTTCGACGATTCACTGTCAACATACGAAGTTTTCTTCAGCGATATAACACCACCAGCAGTGCAGACTCCATCATCTTCAGATACATCTGACATTGACTTAACTAATCTATTTGATGAGATCATAGATCAGAAGAAAATTCACCCAAAAagatttacatgtatacatattaatataaacagtCTTAGATACAAGTTTGATATGCTTAAAGAAATTCtagtaaaaaatattgttgacatattatttatatcGGAAACTAAATTAGATAACTCTTTTCCAGATGCTCAATTTTTGGTGCAAAACTACCATTTTTGGAGAAATGACCGTGATGGGAAGGGTGGTGGGATCAGATATACCTGGCGACAGGCGCAGTGAACTTGAATTGAACAATATCGAATCAATTGCAGTTGAGGTTAACCTAAATAAAGTCAAATGGCTTTTCTTTGGGGCATATAAACCACCAAGTTTGTCGAATGAAATGTTCTTTTCTGACTGTACACATATATTAGACAAATGCAGTTCATTATATAGTAATTTCACACTGATGGGAGATCTAAACTTTGATACACTGTGTCAAGCTAAAAGCACAACTCTTAATGATGTATGTGATGTATTTGATCTGAAAAACCTTGTCAGAAAACCGACCTGTTTTACCAAGAATTCTAAACCATCCCTTGTAGATGTCATTTTAACTAATAACCACACCTCCTTTGGGaaggtttttaattttaactgtGGCCTCAGTGATGTTCATAGTATGATTGGCTTCCAGTTGAAGGCTGAAGTCACAGCTAGTAAATCAAAGTGGTGTTCATATAGAAGCTATAAAAATCTTTGATGCAAATGCTTTTAATCATGATTTACAAACACGTATGGCTGCTCTAGATAGAGATACAAATGATATCAACAAGTCGTATAATGATTTTAGCATCGTTTTTGTAGACACTGCAAACAAACATGTTCCTGTAAAGcgtaaacaaaatatagaaaagtcAATTCCATATATGAATAAAACTCTCaagcaatttattttcaagaaacgcatgttacaaaatatttacaacaaatacaGCACCAGTAAGAACTGGAAAAAATTCCGCAAACAAAGAAACCTAGTCACAAGCCTAAAAAGGAAAtctatgaacaaatattttctaGAAAGATGCGTTGGAGGTTGCAAATCTAAATCTTTTCGGCAAACcgtaaaaccatttttaaccAACAAAGGCACTATAGTAAACAAAGATACACTTCTGTGTGAAAACAATGTGCTAATAAATAACCAAGAAGAGGTGTGTACCATTTTTAATGACTTCTTTGTGAACGTGGCTAAGGATATTGGTACAGAATCCATTGATATAGATGAAAACCACCCACGCTTAACTTCAATATCATCAAATCTGACATGTTAAGAGAAACTCAGCTTTAAACCCGTAGATACTTCTTTTATTAGCAAACAAATAGACAAACTATCTGCCAAAAAGGCAACCGGCCATGATGGCATTCCTGCCAAACTACTTAAATACTCCAGAGATACAATTACTCTACCAATTACAGATATGGTTAACATGAGTTTTTCGTCTTCAGTCTTCCCAGAGACTCTAAAATTGGCCCAGGTGACTCCTTTCCACAAAAAGAACAGCACATTAGACAAAGGCAATTAAAGGCCAGTGAGTATACTCCCgataatgtcaaaaatatttgaaagagcCATAAACACTCAGCTAACGGAGTTCTTTGACCTACATTTTAATAGTTCACTTTCTGCCTTTAGACCGGGATATGGCTGTCAGAGTGCCCTCCTAAAAAATACTGAAGATTGGAAGAAGGCTCTTGATGATAACAAGCATGTGGCAGCGATTCTGATGGACCTTTCAAAGGCTTTCGATTGTCTGCCTCATAACTTATTactgatgaaacttggtagttATGGTGTCACTGATAGTGCACTAGAACTCATTTCTGATTACTTAAGCAATCGCAAACAATGTGTGTACAGAAATAAGCCCActgaaacatatctttaaagGAGTACCGCAAGGATCCATTTTAGGTCCTGtgctttttaatatatttatcaacgatattttcaactttataCATAGAAGCAATCTGTATAATTATGCTGATGATAATACTCTATCATATAGCGACAAAAACATAGACAACGTTGTCCAAATTTTGGAGTCGGATagtaatatattaatacaatggtTCTCAGATAATCATATGAAAGCCAACCCCGAAATATTTCAAGCCATTGCAATAGGACAGAAAACTAAGGACCAAAATATAACCTTTAACCAAGACAGTGTCAAACTCTTGGGTGTCACAAAACTTAAATTTGATGTCCATATTTCAAGCATTTGCAAGAAAGCCTCAAGACAGCTTAATGTTTTAAAGCGAATAGGTCATAACCTTTGTAAACTaggaaaattaaacatatataactcATTTATCCTATCAAGTTTCAATTTCTGTCCAATTACTTGGCATTTTTGTGGCGAGGTGCATACTAAGAAGCTTGAAAAAGTACAAGAACGAGCCCTCAGATTTATATACAATGATTACACATCTGATTACCCAACATTTTTATCTAAATCAATGTTGCCAACTCTTAAGCTTAGAAGGTTAAGGTCCATTGCTATAGAAACCCATAAAATTATCCACAAGCAGGGTCCAATGTATCTACATGACTTAGTGGTAAGGTAATAAAAGAACATTCCTTTAACTTTAGATATAAGATGATGGCTGCTATCCTAACTGTAAGGACTACAACATATGGGTGCAATTCTTTCCGCTCCGGTGCCCCTTAACTCTGGAACTCCCTTCCACAACATTTCAGGgaagaaactaattttaatcatttcaagAGTTTAGTCCGGGCATGGAGCGGAGATAACTGCAAATGCTCATTTTGCATATAAGAATGCTGTCATATAAAATGCTGTAAAATGTCTTAATCAAAGATATGTTGGATGGGACCTCGCGAGCTTAGACTGCCTAGGCAGCTGGTCTCTTTCAATGTGTCTTTGATTTACATCATGTTAATTAATTGTGACTTCTTTTGCATTGTCGTATTACCTTGTGATTCGTATTTTCGATTAACTTCTGCTATAAATTATGCTAATCTacctaaattttatatatagtCTAATGTCTtttaactgccaaatatgttaTATGTGATTTTactataagaattatttatttgtttcaagtgtacatactgaatattattatttgcatgcactgatgtgtgtgatatattagttacataaattatgctatttatttataatgtcggtcaaaagctattcatagcttatgttaaactgttgatgatagtacccgacaataaataaatattgacttgacttgacttgacttgagaTTAAGTGCATTGGTTAATTATGGGCGTATTAAAATAGAGATATCGGTGTCTAAGCCAATCGTCCGCTAAGCGCTACTTTGCCATCTACTAATGGCACAGGcgatacaattatattatcacATGGTGGGAGATGTAACTTTTATTATAAGActaaagttaaacataattttaagcCTTGTTTAGGCGACCTTGTCTTTGAATGACTAACCTCTTAAGAGGTAGCAATGTTGCTCCGGCTCAATTCAATCGTTTACATGGTGATGATCGCATCCGGTCGTTTAGTACATGAATATAATGTATccttttatatgatatttgtaatttatcttttattgttttcaagttgatgaGTTCTCTGATAAAgccatatatgttttaatttaagtaaTTATTGATGCATGTTGAAACAAGTGTGAAGTCATGGCCAtacaaactagtttaagcccccagtatACTCGGGCTCGAGTACACTGTATTTCACTAACCGTTTAAAGTCGGTAATCTCAGCATTTATCTGTAAGTATATTTCAATAAGTGTGTTGTCTGTTTGTGGTGACTGTATTTTTGTGTGTTGTGTCTGTAGTGAATTGCCGTTTGGCCTTGCATAGTGCTCCTAAACGGGGAACGgggtttgtttttaaatttttgacGACTTGggttgttcctgtagttttcagtgtatttattaaaaatctcAGGTTTAATAAAGTGTGCGTTCACCTGATAAGTTGCAGTTGATGGTTAATACTTATTAAACGCATACTTATCATTAACTAATTCGTCAATTGTAGTTTTAAACACAAGTTTTGGTACAAAACATGTCATGTTTCGTCCATTAATGAAAGAAAAGCaacataaatgaaacataggAACAGAGAACTATTTTGGCATGTGTTCTCTATAAAGGTGTGTTCTTTCCATGCTGCTGTTGCATATtaatacaacaacaatattcTATAATTGTGCGTTGAGATGAATTGAGTTGGTATCGTGTTATTTATCTTAGCTGTATGTCTTTTATTCCACGTCGTAATCAAACATCTTCGAAACCAAGGGTATACGTAATATGCCCCTTTGAAATTATCAATTCTAAAGCATATGTTACGGattctatacatgtacatgtttcagTGCAACTTACATCATCCCAGTGACAATGCCAGGCGGACTACATTGACTAATGGAACGGAAATGCAGCGCGTGCAAAAGAAGCGTGCACGTTGGGCATCGTGTAGATGCGCCCTTTAACATCCagctttaaattatatttaatatgtttgttcgCATGTGCGGACTCGTTCCATTCGTTTGCTTGGTCATGTCAATGGTAGACAACCTTGATTTCACTGGGACCTTACTCGGTCATTTTCATCTTCTGTTATAAGTACGTATAGTGATATTGATGAACACGGGAGGACCCGAACCGGTTCTGTTCGTGTGTTGCGTCGAGTGTCAAGGGAAGGCAACCTGGGACGCAATAATGTTACCGGATTTCCGCGTCTGTGCATTGCCGTTTATGTATACATTGGGATTTCGGTGCTCGTATAACTACGAATGCACGCGCCCGAGAAGGCCCGGACTGGCCCCGTTTCTTCTctaagtcaaatatttttttatcaagagTAGTCCTAAATTGCTCCGACTTTAGACTGATCGTTTCTTGCTTTGTGGTTTTGCGTATTAGCT
Proteins encoded in this window:
- the LOC128234245 gene encoding uncharacterized protein LOC128234245, with the translated sequence TTTSTTTTTTTTSTTTTTTTTTTTTTTTTTITTTTTTTTTTTTTTTTTTTTTTTTTTTTSTATTTTTTATNTTTASTTTTTTTTTTTTTTTTTTTTTTTTTTTTTTTTTTTTTTSTTTTSTSTTTTTTTTTTTTTTTTTTTTTTTTTTTTTTTTTTTTTTTTTTTTTTTTTTTTTTTTTTTTTTTTITTTTTTT